The proteins below are encoded in one region of Tachypleus tridentatus isolate NWPU-2018 chromosome 4, ASM421037v1, whole genome shotgun sequence:
- the LOC143248074 gene encoding dedicator of cytokinesis protein 7-like: protein MTGTLGFMEPEVKASVATLYLPLVGIVMDSLFQLYDWPTENRGRPVSTSEDGGDPNLATFPQSVANAIASPGVCTRGSAGSGMISHYDPCQQSNRKCQLKEETTRHLLMCFLWVIKNTDKTVLQQWWAELPYHLCLQQLLEVLLISASCFEYKGKKALQNIDSKAAKDIRHEVQAGGSYTWTQLQCSRK from the exons ATGACTGGGACCCTAGGGTTTATGGAGCCAGAGGTTAAAGCTTCAGTTGCAACTTTATATTTACCTCTAGTTGGAATTGTCATGGATTCTCTGTTTCAGCTTTATGATTGGCCCACTGAGAACAGAG GTAGACCAGTCTCAACAAGTGAAGATGGTGGTGACCCAAATTTAGCCACCTTTCCCCAATCTGTTGCTAATGCAATTGCCAGCCCAGGAGTCTGCACTAGAGGTTCTGCAGGGAGTGGGATGATTTCTCACTATGACCCATGCCAACAG TCAAACCGAAAATGCCAGTTGAAAGAAGAGACCACTCGACACTTGCTGATGTGTTTTCTTTGGGTCATTAAAAACACTGATAAGACAGTTTTACAACAGTGGTGGGCTGAGTTGCCATATCATCTGTGTCTTCAGCAACTTCTGGAAGTACTCTTGATTTCTGCTTCCTGCTTTGAGTACAAG GGGAAGAAAGCTCTTCAAAATATCGACAGCAAAGCTGCGAAAGACATCAGACATGAAGTCCAAGCTGGAGGAAGCTATACTTGGACACAGTTACAGTGCTCGAGGAAATGA